A genomic segment from Bosea sp. OAE506 encodes:
- a CDS encoding TRAP transporter substrate-binding protein, whose protein sequence is MERRVLLKGIGAVAATIAAPAIVRAQAVPTLVGAVQFGDAHPFTQGLLKFEERVKALYNKPVNFTLHKDSSLGLEKQYFEYMAQGKNVDYAVVSPAHMSTFAKAAPFIDAPFVFRDFAHMEAVVNKGLLNPIADEIEKKAGVRLIGYGGGGVRNLFANKPLKNVAEIKGLKVRVQGAPIWSRSFAAIGMSPTVIAYNEIYNAIQNNVISAAENEAAGIEQMKFFEVAPNILMTQHAVSVRPICFSMKTMATLPKDLQDAVIQAGKEAADYERKVESGGDSEILARLEAAGRLKRIPFEDRATMQKLAEPIMQAYAKEIDASGIQTAIAGV, encoded by the coding sequence ATGGAACGCAGAGTCTTGCTCAAGGGCATCGGCGCGGTGGCCGCCACGATCGCCGCCCCCGCCATCGTCCGGGCCCAGGCCGTACCGACGCTGGTCGGCGCCGTGCAGTTCGGCGACGCGCACCCGTTCACGCAGGGCCTCCTCAAATTCGAGGAGCGCGTGAAGGCGCTCTACAACAAGCCGGTCAACTTCACCCTGCACAAGGATTCCTCGCTCGGGCTCGAGAAGCAGTATTTCGAGTACATGGCGCAGGGGAAGAACGTCGACTACGCGGTTGTCTCGCCCGCCCATATGTCGACCTTCGCCAAGGCCGCGCCCTTCATCGACGCGCCCTTCGTCTTCCGCGACTTCGCCCATATGGAAGCGGTGGTGAACAAGGGTCTACTCAACCCGATCGCCGACGAGATCGAGAAGAAGGCCGGCGTCCGGCTGATCGGCTATGGCGGCGGCGGCGTGCGCAACCTCTTCGCCAACAAGCCTCTGAAGAACGTTGCCGAGATCAAGGGCCTGAAGGTTCGCGTCCAGGGCGCGCCGATCTGGTCGCGCAGCTTCGCGGCCATCGGCATGTCGCCGACGGTGATCGCCTATAACGAGATTTACAACGCCATCCAGAACAACGTCATCTCGGCGGCGGAGAATGAAGCGGCCGGCATCGAGCAGATGAAGTTCTTCGAGGTCGCGCCCAACATCCTGATGACCCAGCACGCGGTCTCGGTCCGGCCGATCTGCTTCTCGATGAAGACCATGGCGACCCTGCCCAAGGACCTGCAGGACGCCGTGATCCAGGCCGGCAAGGAAGCCGCCGACTATGAGCGCAAGGTCGAATCGGGCGGCGATTCCGAGATCCTCGCCAGGCTCGAGGCGGCGGGCCGGCTGAAGCGGATCCCGTTCGAGGACCGCGCCACCATGCAGAAGCTCGCCGAGCCGATCATGCAGGCCTATGCGAAGGAAATCGACGCCAGCGGCATCCAGACCGCCATCGCCGGCGTCTGA
- a CDS encoding TRAP transporter small permease produces MDASLSGRPGLWRRMTAAYSQLLSTVVVFSVGILVVPVMLQIISRYTDLIPSYIWTEELARFLFIWTVMIGAILGVRDSAHFDVDLLPNLGARGDAFMRIVAKLGVLVIAIVFVTGGIEFTKFAWNRTSELAELPLWLIHIAWPITGLSWIVFLGEQFTDDLRVLFGKSISP; encoded by the coding sequence ATGGATGCCTCTCTGTCTGGCAGGCCCGGCCTGTGGCGGCGCATGACGGCTGCCTATTCACAACTGCTGTCGACCGTCGTCGTCTTTTCCGTCGGCATCCTGGTGGTGCCCGTGATGCTGCAGATCATCTCGCGCTACACCGATTTGATCCCGTCCTATATCTGGACGGAGGAACTGGCCCGCTTCCTGTTCATCTGGACGGTGATGATCGGCGCGATCCTGGGCGTGCGTGACAGCGCGCATTTCGACGTCGACCTGCTGCCCAATCTGGGCGCGAGGGGAGATGCGTTCATGCGCATCGTCGCCAAGCTCGGCGTGCTCGTGATCGCCATCGTCTTCGTCACCGGCGGCATCGAGTTCACCAAATTCGCCTGGAATCGGACCTCCGAGCTGGCCGAACTGCCGCTCTGGCTCATCCATATCGCCTGGCCCATCACGGGGCTGAGCTGGATCGTCTTCCTCGGCGAGCAGTTCACCGACGATCTGCGCGTCCTCTTCGGAAAGAGCATCAGCCCATGA
- a CDS encoding TRAP transporter large permease, whose amino-acid sequence MTGSVLSSGQAASILFGCFFLGLFLRIPVAFALGLACLPILIIEPRLDSMTLMSETFNAFNSFILLAVPFFLLTANLMNVGGVTDRLMSLSRALVGHFPGGLAQINVVLSFFFAGISGSSTADAASQSKIFIEAQRKEGYDDSFSVAITAVSAVLAVIIPPSILMIVWGGILTTSIGALFLAGVIPGLLIGVAQMATVHAYAVRRGYPTYPRSSVRQVFSAVERAALALLTPGIIIGGKVFGWFTATESAAIAVVYAAFLSLLVYREMNLKGLYAALLDTGKLAGVTLFCVGTASAFGWLMAYYKMPQAILTGVSAWGMGFYETGFFIAGIFLLVGCFLDAIPAIIIVGPILAPLAKTVMMDPVHFAMIGIVSLAFGLVTPPYGLCLMIACSVAGISMRSAIKDTMIMLMPMLIVLALIIMWPTVSLFLPSLISPEFLN is encoded by the coding sequence ATGACCGGCAGCGTTCTCTCCTCGGGGCAGGCTGCCTCCATCCTGTTCGGCTGTTTCTTCCTCGGCCTTTTCCTGCGGATCCCCGTCGCCTTCGCGCTTGGCCTGGCCTGCCTGCCGATCCTGATCATCGAGCCCCGGCTCGATTCGATGACGCTGATGAGCGAGACGTTCAACGCGTTCAACTCGTTCATCCTGCTTGCGGTGCCGTTCTTCCTGCTGACGGCCAACCTGATGAATGTCGGAGGTGTGACCGACCGGCTGATGAGTCTGTCGCGCGCTCTCGTCGGGCATTTTCCGGGTGGCCTCGCCCAGATCAACGTCGTCCTGTCCTTCTTCTTCGCCGGCATTTCCGGCTCCTCGACGGCCGATGCCGCGAGCCAGTCGAAGATCTTCATCGAGGCCCAGCGCAAGGAAGGCTACGACGACAGCTTCTCGGTCGCGATCACCGCCGTCTCGGCGGTGCTGGCGGTGATCATCCCGCCCTCGATCCTGATGATCGTCTGGGGCGGAATCCTGACGACATCGATCGGCGCGCTGTTCCTCGCCGGCGTCATCCCCGGCCTGCTGATCGGCGTGGCACAGATGGCGACGGTCCACGCCTATGCGGTCCGGCGCGGCTACCCGACATATCCGCGCTCCTCCGTCAGGCAGGTGTTCTCGGCCGTCGAGCGGGCCGCGCTGGCGCTGCTGACGCCCGGCATCATCATCGGCGGCAAGGTCTTCGGCTGGTTCACCGCCACCGAATCGGCGGCGATCGCCGTGGTCTATGCCGCCTTCCTGTCGCTTCTGGTCTATCGGGAGATGAACCTAAAGGGGCTCTATGCGGCCCTGCTCGACACCGGCAAGCTCGCCGGCGTGACGCTGTTCTGCGTCGGCACGGCGTCGGCCTTCGGCTGGCTCATGGCCTATTACAAGATGCCGCAGGCGATCCTCACCGGCGTATCGGCCTGGGGCATGGGTTTCTACGAGACCGGCTTCTTCATCGCCGGCATCTTCCTGCTCGTCGGCTGCTTCCTCGACGCGATTCCCGCGATCATCATCGTCGGGCCGATCCTCGCGCCCCTGGCCAAGACGGTGATGATGGATCCGGTGCATTTCGCCATGATCGGCATCGTCAGCCTCGCCTTCGGGCTGGTGACGCCGCCCTACGGGCTGTGCCTGATGATCGCCTGCTCGGTTGCCGGCATCAGCATGCGCTCGGCGATCAAGGACACGATGATCATGCTGATGCCGATGCTGATCGTGCTGGCGCTGATCATCATGTGGCCGACCGTCTCGCTGTTCCTGCCGAGCCTGATCTCGCCGGAGTTCCTGAACTGA
- a CDS encoding amino acid ABC transporter substrate-binding protein, with product MISKIATLGFLAAVAALAASPASAQATLDVVKKRGKVLCGVSPSSAGYSYADDKGVRKGFDSDVCRAVSSAVFGAPDKVEFVPLNTNIRFQALQSGEIDVLSRQTTMTFSRDNSLGLDFGPVVFYDGQGLMVNAKLGVKSASELSQAAICLLPGTTTLQNLEDYFKPRGIKYESVVFEDNNEWRNAFFSGRCDVITTDRSDLASVRAVANDPKQFVILPETISKEPLAPVVRQNDSNWKDIVSWSVYTLIAAEEYGITQANVDEKLQSKEPEVQRMLGVTGDLGKMLNLDNKWAYNIIKQNGNYGELFERSLGEKTPLGLTRGPNQLWTKGGLLYSPPFR from the coding sequence ATGATCAGCAAAATCGCGACGCTCGGCTTCCTGGCGGCGGTCGCCGCCCTGGCGGCGAGCCCGGCCTCGGCCCAGGCCACGCTCGACGTCGTGAAGAAGCGTGGCAAGGTGCTCTGCGGCGTCTCGCCCAGCTCGGCCGGCTATTCCTATGCCGACGACAAGGGCGTGCGGAAGGGCTTCGATTCGGATGTCTGCCGGGCGGTCTCCTCGGCGGTGTTCGGCGCGCCCGACAAGGTCGAGTTCGTGCCGCTGAACACGAATATCCGCTTCCAGGCGCTGCAATCGGGCGAGATCGACGTGCTCTCGCGCCAGACCACGATGACCTTCTCGCGCGACAACTCGCTCGGCCTCGATTTCGGACCGGTCGTCTTCTATGACGGCCAGGGCCTGATGGTGAATGCCAAGCTCGGCGTGAAGAGCGCCAGCGAACTCTCGCAGGCGGCTATCTGCCTGCTGCCGGGCACGACGACGCTGCAGAACCTCGAGGACTACTTCAAGCCGCGCGGCATCAAGTATGAATCCGTCGTGTTCGAGGACAACAACGAGTGGCGCAACGCCTTCTTCTCGGGCCGCTGCGACGTCATCACCACCGACCGCTCCGACCTCGCCTCGGTCCGCGCCGTCGCCAACGACCCCAAGCAGTTCGTGATCCTGCCCGAGACGATCTCGAAGGAGCCGCTGGCCCCCGTGGTGCGCCAGAACGACAGCAACTGGAAGGATATCGTCTCCTGGTCGGTCTACACGCTGATCGCGGCGGAGGAGTACGGCATCACCCAGGCCAATGTGGACGAGAAGCTCCAGAGCAAGGAGCCAGAGGTGCAGCGCATGCTCGGCGTCACCGGCGATCTCGGCAAGATGCTGAACCTCGACAACAAATGGGCCTACAACATCATCAAGCAGAACGGGAATTACGGTGAGCTGTTCGAGCGCAGCCTCGGCGAGAAGACGCCGCTCGGCCTGACGCGCGGCCCCAACCAGCTCTGGACCAAGGGCGGCCTGCTCTACTCGCCTCCCTTCCGTTGA
- a CDS encoding ABC transporter permease subunit (The N-terminal region of this protein, as described by TIGR01726, is a three transmembrane segment that identifies a subfamily of ABC transporter permease subunits, which specificities that include histidine, arginine, glutamine, glutamate, L-cystine (sic), the opines (in Agrobacterium) octopine and nopaline, etc.), with amino-acid sequence MASSSSNPLRLLNDLRVRAVLYQVVAVALVVGVGLYLFGNVSRKLAEQNIATGFAYLDRPAGFVISQSFIAYESGNSYARALLVGILNTIFVSVFAVILATTLGLIVGIARLSRNPMLSLLAKLYVEALRNVPLLLYLFLWYALIVAVFPPVREAWQPIPEVFVSNGGLIVPSLRWSPAHSGVLLAALAGVVLAFVVAGRLRRQRVATGIERPAWPFVLLALLLPPLLATLLLQPDLVVNWPEKGRFRITGGVQVTPEFTALLVGLGLSSSAGIAEIVRAGILSVGRGQWEASRSVGLRDGQTMRLVVLPQALRVIVPPLTSSYLSTFKNSSLAIAIGYPDLVMVSNTTMNQTGQAIEGIAIFMLVYLGMSISISLFMNWYNARVALVER; translated from the coding sequence ATGGCCTCGTCTTCGTCGAACCCGCTGCGCCTGCTCAACGATCTGCGCGTGCGGGCCGTGCTCTACCAGGTCGTGGCGGTGGCGCTCGTCGTCGGCGTCGGGCTTTATCTCTTCGGGAACGTCTCGCGGAAGCTGGCGGAGCAGAACATCGCGACCGGCTTCGCCTATCTCGACCGGCCGGCCGGCTTCGTCATCAGCCAGTCCTTCATCGCCTATGAGTCCGGCAACAGCTATGCCCGCGCCCTGCTGGTCGGCATCCTCAACACGATCTTCGTCTCGGTCTTCGCGGTCATCCTCGCGACGACGCTGGGGCTGATCGTCGGCATCGCGCGGCTCTCGCGCAACCCGATGCTGTCGCTGCTCGCCAAGCTCTATGTCGAGGCGCTGCGCAACGTGCCGCTGCTGCTCTACCTCTTTCTCTGGTACGCGCTGATCGTGGCGGTGTTTCCGCCGGTGCGCGAAGCCTGGCAGCCGATCCCCGAGGTCTTCGTCAGCAATGGCGGGCTGATCGTACCCTCGCTGCGCTGGTCGCCCGCCCATAGCGGCGTGCTGCTGGCGGCGCTTGCTGGCGTGGTCCTCGCCTTCGTCGTGGCCGGCAGGCTGCGCCGACAGCGGGTGGCGACGGGCATCGAACGCCCGGCCTGGCCCTTCGTGCTGCTCGCCCTGCTGCTGCCACCGCTGCTGGCGACGCTCCTGCTGCAGCCGGATCTCGTGGTGAACTGGCCGGAAAAGGGCCGCTTCCGCATCACCGGCGGCGTGCAGGTGACGCCCGAATTCACAGCGCTGCTGGTCGGGCTCGGGCTTTCGTCTTCCGCCGGCATCGCCGAGATCGTGCGCGCCGGCATCCTGTCGGTCGGGCGCGGGCAATGGGAGGCGTCGCGCTCGGTGGGGCTTCGCGACGGACAGACCATGCGGCTCGTGGTGCTGCCGCAGGCGCTGCGCGTGATCGTGCCGCCGCTGACGAGTTCCTACCTCTCGACCTTCAAGAACTCGTCGCTGGCGATCGCGATCGGCTATCCCGACCTCGTCATGGTCTCGAACACGACGATGAACCAGACCGGCCAGGCGATCGAAGGCATCGCCATCTTCATGCTGGTCTATCTCGGCATGTCGATCTCGATCTCGCTGTTCATGAACTGGTACAATGCGCGCGTCGCGCTGGTGGAGCGCTGA
- a CDS encoding amino acid ABC transporter permease yields the protein MATVAEMDALNVARETLPPPRHRGFSASLKRYFGTPLNALITLVCLWLMVRLATAAWGWLVTRAVVEGGPQACKGGSGACWPFLAAKLRFMIFGFYPYDEHWRPALALVLFLAAIIVSMMPRFWGRGLVWLWIAVPLICGVLMYGGVFGLPVVTTTNWGGLPLSFMLSFVGLALGFPLGVVLALARSSKLPAIQVIAIIFIEVVRGVPLVSILFMASVMLPLFMPDGLTVDKLLRAQIAIIIFAGAYIAETVRGGLQAVPKGQHEAAAALGLGYWLAMRKIILPQALKIVIPPLVNIFIGFFQDTTLVTIIGLLDFLDTVRASLRDPNWQGIAVIEGYVFAALVYAVFSYAMGSYSRFLERRLKTDHERSAPGG from the coding sequence ATGGCGACCGTCGCGGAGATGGACGCGCTCAACGTCGCGCGAGAGACGCTGCCGCCGCCCCGGCATCGCGGCTTTTCCGCCTCGCTGAAGCGCTATTTCGGCACGCCGCTGAACGCGCTCATCACGCTGGTCTGCCTGTGGCTGATGGTCCGGCTCGCGACTGCCGCCTGGGGCTGGCTGGTGACGCGCGCAGTCGTCGAGGGCGGGCCGCAGGCCTGCAAGGGCGGCTCGGGCGCCTGCTGGCCGTTCCTGGCGGCGAAGCTGCGCTTCATGATCTTCGGCTTCTACCCTTACGACGAGCACTGGCGCCCGGCGCTGGCGCTCGTCCTGTTCCTGGCGGCGATCATCGTCTCGATGATGCCGCGCTTCTGGGGGCGCGGGCTGGTCTGGCTCTGGATCGCGGTGCCGCTGATCTGCGGCGTGCTGATGTATGGCGGCGTCTTCGGCCTGCCCGTCGTGACCACGACGAACTGGGGCGGGCTGCCGCTCTCCTTCATGCTCTCCTTCGTCGGGCTGGCGCTGGGCTTTCCGCTCGGCGTGGTGCTGGCGCTGGCGCGCAGTTCCAAGCTGCCGGCGATCCAGGTCATCGCCATCATCTTCATCGAGGTCGTCCGCGGGGTGCCGCTGGTCTCGATCCTGTTCATGGCCTCGGTGATGCTGCCGCTGTTCATGCCGGACGGGCTGACGGTCGACAAATTGCTGCGGGCCCAGATCGCGATCATCATCTTCGCTGGCGCCTACATCGCCGAGACGGTGCGCGGCGGGCTGCAGGCGGTGCCCAAGGGCCAGCACGAGGCGGCGGCCGCGCTCGGGCTCGGCTACTGGCTCGCCATGCGCAAGATCATCCTGCCGCAGGCGCTGAAGATCGTGATTCCGCCGCTGGTGAACATCTTCATCGGCTTCTTCCAGGACACGACGCTGGTCACCATCATCGGCCTGCTCGATTTCCTCGACACGGTGCGCGCCTCGCTGCGCGACCCGAACTGGCAGGGTATCGCCGTGATCGAGGGCTATGTCTTCGCGGCGCTGGTCTATGCCGTGTTCAGCTACGCGATGGGCTCCTACAGCCGCTTCCTCGAACGCAGGCTGAAGACCGACCACGAACGCAGCGCACCCGGCGGGTGA
- a CDS encoding thioredoxin family protein: MLNRRHALATLAASAVLLSGFAASALDKAAFSQASFDAAMKAGKPVLIDVSAPWCPTCKAQAPILSELAKQPRFKNLVVFNVDFDSQKDALRGFKAQQQSTLIVFKGGAEMGRSVGDTHKASIEALLARAI, translated from the coding sequence ATGCTCAACCGTCGCCACGCTCTCGCCACCCTCGCCGCCTCGGCCGTTCTGCTGTCCGGTTTCGCGGCTTCCGCCCTCGACAAGGCGGCCTTCTCGCAGGCCTCCTTCGACGCCGCGATGAAGGCCGGCAAGCCGGTGCTGATCGATGTTTCCGCGCCCTGGTGCCCGACCTGCAAGGCCCAGGCGCCGATCCTGTCCGAGCTCGCCAAGCAGCCGCGCTTCAAGAACCTCGTCGTCTTCAATGTCGATTTCGACAGCCAGAAGGACGCGCTGCGCGGGTTCAAGGCCCAGCAGCAGAGCACGCTGATCGTCTTCAAGGGTGGCGCGGAAATGGGGCGCTCGGTCGGCGACACCCACAAGGCGTCGATCGAAGCCCTCCTCGCCCGCGCGATCTGA
- a CDS encoding cytochrome c biogenesis CcdA family protein, with product MASAGFALIAGILSILSPCVLPLLPIVLGTAVSEHKHGPVALAAGLALSFTAIGLFVATIGFAIGLDTGVFRMAAAIMLVLLGLVLMLPVLHARVAAAGGPLSNWTEQRFGGFSPNGLRGQFGVGLLLGAVWSPCVGPTLGAASVLAAQGENLGAVALTMLAFGVGAGLPLIALGMLSRARLMSLRNRMMSAGQGFKTALGGFLVAVGILIITGWDKTLEAALVAASPEWLTRLTTSF from the coding sequence ATGGCCAGTGCCGGCTTCGCCCTGATCGCAGGGATCCTGTCGATCCTGTCGCCCTGCGTCCTGCCGCTGCTGCCGATCGTGCTCGGCACGGCGGTCTCGGAGCATAAGCATGGGCCGGTCGCGCTGGCGGCGGGGCTGGCGCTGTCCTTCACCGCAATCGGGCTGTTCGTGGCGACGATCGGCTTCGCGATCGGCCTCGACACCGGCGTCTTCCGGATGGCCGCGGCGATCATGCTCGTCCTGCTCGGCCTCGTGCTGATGCTGCCCGTGCTGCATGCACGGGTGGCGGCGGCGGGCGGCCCGCTGAGCAACTGGACCGAGCAGCGCTTCGGCGGCTTCTCGCCGAACGGCCTGCGCGGCCAGTTCGGCGTCGGGCTCCTGCTCGGCGCGGTCTGGAGCCCCTGTGTCGGGCCGACACTCGGCGCGGCGTCGGTCTTGGCCGCACAAGGCGAGAATCTCGGCGCGGTGGCGCTGACCATGCTCGCCTTCGGCGTCGGCGCCGGGCTGCCGCTGATCGCGCTGGGAATGCTGTCGCGCGCCCGGCTGATGAGCCTACGCAACCGCATGATGTCGGCCGGTCAGGGCTTCAAGACGGCGCTGGGCGGCTTCCTCGTGGCCGTCGGCATCCTGATCATCACCGGCTGGGACAAGACGCTCGAGGCGGCCCTCGTCGCCGCCTCGCCGGAATGGCTGACCCGGCTGACGACCTCGTTCTGA
- a CDS encoding FAD-dependent oxidoreductase, with protein sequence MPTTPSPIPPTSDTFDLLVIGGSYAGLAIAAAAREAGFTGHIALAGDEAELPYQRPPLSKGFLLGKAGAHLPLKAASFFAEAGIAFLPRRHAVTLDREARQVHFADGSVLGYGQLALATGARAAVLRCEGAALDGVLALRSLDDAQALSARLATARAIVIIGGGFIGLEVASAAVSLGKQVTVIEAGPRLIGHAVAPEISAYMQGVHERQGVTLRLDTRVERIEGEGGTVTAVICADGSRLPCDLVLAAVGAVPNVEIAAAAGLALDDGIAVDEFGRTSDPLIFAAGDCTSHPNVHARRRLRLSSVQNANDQGRVVGATIAGRAEPHAAVPWFWSDQYDVKLQMVGLGVPGGPTVLRGSQAEGRFSLFRYDGPQLVAIESINRPADHMMGRRLIAAGVSPTPEQAADPAFDLRSLA encoded by the coding sequence ATGCCGACCACCCCTTCCCCGATCCCGCCGACCTCCGACACCTTCGACCTTCTCGTGATCGGCGGCTCCTATGCGGGGCTCGCCATCGCCGCGGCCGCGCGCGAGGCGGGCTTTACCGGCCACATCGCGCTGGCGGGTGACGAGGCCGAGCTGCCCTATCAGCGTCCACCGCTGTCAAAGGGCTTCCTGCTCGGCAAGGCCGGAGCCCATCTGCCGCTGAAGGCGGCCTCCTTCTTTGCCGAGGCCGGCATCGCCTTCCTGCCGCGGCGCCATGCGGTGACGCTCGACCGCGAGGCCCGACAGGTGCACTTCGCGGACGGGTCGGTGCTCGGCTACGGGCAGCTCGCGCTCGCGACCGGCGCACGGGCGGCGGTGCTGCGCTGCGAGGGTGCCGCTCTCGACGGCGTCCTCGCCCTGCGTTCGCTCGACGATGCGCAGGCGCTCAGCGCACGGCTTGCGACAGCGCGGGCGATCGTGATCATCGGCGGCGGCTTTATCGGCCTCGAGGTCGCATCGGCGGCCGTCTCCCTGGGCAAGCAGGTCACGGTGATCGAGGCCGGGCCGCGGCTGATCGGCCATGCCGTCGCGCCGGAGATTTCCGCCTATATGCAGGGCGTGCATGAACGGCAGGGCGTCACTCTTCGCCTCGACACGCGCGTCGAGCGCATCGAGGGCGAGGGCGGCACAGTGACGGCCGTGATCTGCGCCGACGGTTCGCGCCTGCCCTGCGACCTCGTGCTGGCGGCGGTCGGGGCCGTGCCCAATGTCGAGATCGCCGCGGCAGCGGGTCTCGCGCTCGATGACGGGATCGCGGTCGATGAGTTCGGGCGGACCTCCGACCCGCTGATCTTCGCGGCGGGCGATTGCACCAGCCACCCCAACGTCCATGCGCGGCGGCGCCTGCGGCTGAGTTCGGTGCAGAACGCCAACGATCAGGGCCGCGTCGTCGGCGCGACAATCGCCGGGCGGGCGGAGCCCCATGCCGCCGTGCCCTGGTTCTGGTCGGACCAGTACGACGTCAAGCTGCAGATGGTCGGGCTTGGCGTTCCGGGCGGGCCCACCGTGCTGCGGGGCTCGCAGGCCGAGGGGCGCTTCTCGCTGTTTCGCTATGACGGGCCGCAGCTCGTCGCGATCGAGAGCATCAACCGCCCGGCCGATCACATGATGGGCCGACGTCTGATCGCGGCAGGCGTCTCGCCGACGCCGGAGCAGGCTGCGGACCCCGCCTTCGACCTGCGCTCGCTGGCCTGA
- a CDS encoding nitronate monooxygenase family protein — MPLPTTLAGRLRLPAIASPMFLVSGPDLVVETCKAGILGTFPALNQRTSEGYEAWLTEIEGRLADVPDAAPFGVNLIVHRSNPRLEADLAITAKHKVPLVITSLGAVPDLVKAVHGYGGLVFHDVISLRHAQKAAEAGVDGIIAVAAGAGGHAGTMSPFALVSEIRRFFAGTIVLAGAISNGAQIAAAQLMGADLAYLGTRFIATTESMADPEYKAMLLRSQASDILYTPAISGVNANFMRESIQAAGLDPDNLTGHGKLDLGNEAKVWKTIWSAGQGVGAIEDVPTTAELGARLLAEYRQARASLAG; from the coding sequence GTGCCGCTACCGACCACGCTCGCCGGGCGCCTGCGCCTGCCCGCCATCGCCTCGCCGATGTTCCTCGTCTCGGGTCCCGATCTCGTGGTCGAGACCTGCAAGGCCGGCATCCTCGGCACCTTCCCGGCGCTGAACCAGCGCACGAGCGAGGGCTACGAGGCCTGGCTGACCGAGATCGAGGGGCGCCTCGCGGATGTGCCCGATGCCGCGCCCTTCGGCGTCAACCTCATCGTCCACCGCTCCAACCCGCGCCTGGAGGCGGATCTGGCGATCACGGCCAAGCACAAGGTGCCGCTCGTCATCACCTCGCTCGGCGCGGTGCCCGATCTGGTCAAGGCCGTGCATGGCTATGGCGGGCTGGTCTTCCACGATGTCATCAGCCTGCGCCACGCCCAGAAGGCGGCCGAGGCCGGCGTCGACGGCATCATCGCGGTCGCGGCCGGCGCCGGCGGCCATGCCGGCACGATGAGCCCCTTCGCGCTGGTCTCCGAGATCCGGCGTTTCTTTGCCGGCACGATCGTGCTGGCGGGCGCGATCTCGAACGGCGCCCAGATCGCAGCCGCCCAGCTTATGGGGGCCGATCTCGCCTATCTCGGCACGCGCTTCATCGCGACCACCGAGAGCATGGCGGACCCCGAATACAAGGCGATGCTGCTGCGCAGCCAGGCCTCCGACATCCTCTACACCCCGGCGATCAGCGGCGTGAACGCCAACTTCATGCGCGAGAGCATCCAGGCGGCGGGGCTGGATCCCGACAACCTCACCGGCCACGGCAAGCTCGATCTCGGCAACGAGGCCAAGGTCTGGAAGACGATCTGGTCGGCCGGTCAGGGCGTCGGCGCGATCGAGGACGTGCCGACGACCGCCGAACTGGGCGCGCGTCTGCTGGCGGAATACCGTCAGGCGCGGGCGTCGCTCGCGGGCTGA